The Hymenobacter baengnokdamensis genome includes a region encoding these proteins:
- a CDS encoding S41 family peptidase, translated as MLPAVGLAAPPAALPSFSEPGISPDRQEIAFVSGGDIWTVPVAGGEARLLVAHPATESRPLYAPDGKSLAFISTRTGNGDIYLLTFASGELKRLTFDDGLDQLDGWSADGKYLYYSSTSRDISGMNDIYRVPVGGGTPTAVSADRYANEFFAAPSPDGKTLAFAARGVASGQWWRHGHSHLDESEIWLRQEGKSGPTYTGLTHGGFKALWPMWGPAGQKLFFTSDQGGAENIWTIGLDKVASQPVTNFKDGRVLWPSISADGKLVVFERDFAIWTLNTENGQAQPVAIRRRGAPASPSVERQRFTDRLQELALSPDGKKVAFIVHGEVFAASAADGGEATRLTTTVTAETDLAWTPDSRRLVYASARDGARHLYSYTFATGQETRLTNAAKNDAQPRFSPDGKLLAFERDAKELRVLDLASKQERVVGTGRFGRPPLSAERSFVWSPDGRWLAFAPAGARGFTNVEVVPAAGGAARPVSFLANTNSNSLSWSPDGKYLLFDTGQRTEDAQIARVDLQLRTPRFREDQFRDLFKEPVPGPVSPDKNQNPPAKPAAPATPAPLPVAAADSAKPASRATARAGKGRKGALATAGTPPAKPPVTITFDDIRRRLSLVPVGVDVRSQRISPDGKWLLLTATVSNQTNLYVYPLDELSKEPTTARQITSTAGPKREAQFSPDSKEVYFLDQGRIQVVPVETGKGTPRAVAVAAELDVDFEQEKNVVFDEAWTYLRDFFNDATFNGTDWPAQHAKFAPYIAGARTPDEVRRLVNLMIGELNASHSGMGPAAPPTGTVAPATGRLGVRFDATEYEQNGRLRLTTVLPLGAAALAGLKPGDVLLAVDGHPLTGTTNLDELLQYKVGRRTTLRVSAADGKEREVVVRPLSRETEKALDYRQWVEERRAYVAQASGGRLGYVHMFDMSAASLSQLYLDLDAENMTRDGVVVDVRNNNGGFVNVYAIDVLARRSYLSMASRDMATPVPARSALGQRSLELPTVLVTNQHSLSDAEDFSEGYRASKLGKIVGEPTGGWIIFTSGTTLLDGSSLRLPTSTVRSTRDGKVMEMNPRPVDVPVTRPIGESYTSHDSQLDTAVKELLGQLGK; from the coding sequence GTGCTGCCAGCCGTGGGGCTGGCCGCCCCGCCGGCGGCGCTACCCTCGTTTTCGGAGCCGGGTATCTCGCCCGACCGCCAGGAAATCGCTTTCGTATCGGGCGGTGATATCTGGACGGTGCCGGTGGCCGGCGGCGAGGCCCGGCTGCTGGTGGCCCACCCCGCCACCGAGAGCCGCCCGCTGTATGCGCCCGATGGCAAGTCGCTGGCGTTCATCTCGACGCGCACCGGCAACGGCGACATCTACCTGCTCACCTTCGCCTCGGGCGAGCTCAAGCGGCTGACCTTCGACGACGGCCTCGACCAGCTCGACGGGTGGTCGGCCGACGGCAAGTATCTGTACTACTCCTCGACCAGCCGCGATATATCGGGCATGAACGATATTTACCGCGTGCCGGTAGGCGGCGGCACCCCCACGGCCGTATCGGCCGACCGCTACGCCAATGAGTTTTTTGCCGCTCCCAGTCCGGATGGCAAAACGCTGGCTTTTGCGGCGCGGGGCGTGGCCTCCGGCCAGTGGTGGCGGCACGGCCACAGCCACCTCGACGAGTCGGAAATCTGGCTGCGACAGGAGGGCAAGAGTGGCCCCACCTACACCGGCCTCACCCACGGGGGCTTTAAGGCTCTGTGGCCCATGTGGGGCCCGGCCGGCCAAAAGCTGTTTTTCACCAGCGACCAGGGCGGGGCGGAAAACATCTGGACCATCGGCCTGGATAAGGTGGCCTCGCAGCCGGTAACAAATTTCAAGGATGGCCGGGTGCTGTGGCCCAGCATTTCGGCCGATGGCAAGCTCGTGGTATTTGAGCGCGACTTCGCCATCTGGACCCTGAATACGGAGAATGGCCAAGCGCAGCCGGTGGCCATTCGGCGGCGGGGCGCGCCGGCCAGCCCGAGCGTGGAGCGCCAGCGCTTCACCGACCGCCTGCAGGAGCTGGCGCTCTCGCCCGATGGCAAGAAAGTGGCCTTTATTGTGCACGGCGAGGTGTTTGCGGCCTCGGCCGCCGACGGCGGCGAGGCCACCCGCCTCACCACGACCGTGACGGCCGAAACCGACCTGGCCTGGACGCCCGACAGCCGCCGCCTGGTGTATGCCTCGGCCCGCGACGGGGCCCGGCATTTGTACAGCTACACCTTCGCCACCGGCCAAGAAACCCGCCTTACCAATGCCGCCAAGAACGATGCGCAGCCCCGCTTTTCGCCCGATGGCAAGCTGCTGGCCTTCGAGCGCGACGCCAAAGAACTGCGGGTGCTGGACCTGGCCAGCAAGCAGGAGCGGGTGGTAGGCACCGGCCGCTTTGGCCGCCCGCCGCTGAGCGCCGAGCGCTCGTTCGTGTGGTCGCCCGATGGCCGGTGGCTGGCCTTTGCGCCGGCTGGCGCCCGAGGCTTCACCAACGTAGAAGTGGTGCCCGCGGCCGGCGGCGCAGCCCGCCCGGTGAGCTTTTTGGCAAATACCAATAGCAACTCGCTTTCGTGGAGCCCCGATGGCAAGTACCTGCTTTTTGATACCGGCCAGCGTACTGAGGATGCCCAGATAGCCCGCGTCGACTTGCAGCTGCGCACGCCGCGCTTCCGCGAAGACCAGTTCCGCGACCTGTTTAAGGAGCCGGTGCCCGGCCCCGTTTCTCCCGATAAAAACCAGAATCCGCCCGCCAAGCCCGCCGCGCCGGCTACCCCGGCTCCCCTGCCAGTGGCGGCGGCCGACTCGGCAAAGCCAGCAAGCCGCGCGACTGCCAGGGCCGGCAAAGGCCGGAAAGGTGCGCTGGCTACCGCCGGCACTCCGCCGGCCAAACCGCCCGTTACTATCACTTTCGACGATATTCGGCGCCGGCTGAGCCTCGTGCCGGTGGGGGTCGATGTGCGCTCGCAGCGCATCAGTCCGGACGGCAAGTGGCTGCTGCTCACGGCCACGGTGTCGAACCAGACCAATCTTTATGTTTACCCGCTCGATGAGCTGAGCAAGGAGCCCACCACCGCCCGCCAGATTACCTCTACGGCCGGTCCCAAGCGCGAGGCCCAGTTTTCGCCCGACAGCAAGGAAGTCTATTTTCTCGACCAGGGCCGCATTCAGGTGGTGCCTGTGGAAACCGGTAAGGGTACGCCCCGCGCCGTGGCCGTGGCAGCCGAGCTGGACGTGGACTTTGAGCAGGAGAAAAACGTGGTGTTTGACGAAGCCTGGACCTACCTGCGCGACTTCTTCAACGATGCTACCTTCAACGGCACCGATTGGCCGGCGCAACACGCGAAGTTCGCGCCCTACATCGCCGGGGCCCGCACCCCGGATGAGGTACGCCGCCTGGTAAACCTGATGATTGGCGAACTCAATGCCTCGCACTCGGGCATGGGCCCGGCGGCGCCGCCCACCGGCACCGTAGCTCCGGCCACGGGCCGCCTGGGGGTGCGCTTCGATGCTACCGAATACGAGCAAAACGGCCGCCTGCGCCTCACTACCGTGCTGCCGCTGGGCGCGGCGGCGCTGGCGGGCCTCAAGCCCGGCGACGTGCTGCTGGCCGTGGATGGCCACCCCCTCACGGGCACTACCAACCTCGACGAGTTGCTGCAATACAAGGTGGGCCGCCGCACCACGCTGCGCGTTTCGGCGGCCGATGGCAAGGAGCGGGAGGTAGTGGTGCGCCCGCTCAGCCGCGAGACGGAGAAGGCCCTTGACTACCGGCAGTGGGTAGAAGAGCGCCGCGCCTACGTGGCCCAGGCCAGCGGCGGCCGGCTCGGCTACGTGCACATGTTCGATATGTCGGCGGCCTCGCTCTCGCAGCTCTACCTCGACCTCGATGCGGAAAACATGACCCGCGACGGGGTAGTGGTAGACGTACGCAACAACAACGGCGGCTTCGTGAACGTGTACGCCATTGATGTGCTGGCCCGGCGCAGCTACCTCAGCATGGCCAGCCGCGACATGGCCACGCCCGTGCCGGCCCGCAGTGCCCTCGGCCAGCGCAGCCTGGAGCTGCCCACGGTGCTCGTCACCAACCAGCACTCCCTGTCGGATGCCGAGGATTTCAGCGAAGGCTACCGGGCCTCGAAGCTGGGCAAAATCGTGGGCGAGCCCACTGGCGGCTGGATTATCTTCACCTCCGGCACCACCCTGCTCGACGGCTCCTCGCTACGCCTGCCCACCAGCACCGTGCGCTCGACCCGCGACGGCAAGGTGATGGAAATGAACCCCCGCCCCGTCGATGTGCCCGTAACCCGTCCCATCGGCGAGAGCTACACCAGCCACGACTCCCAGCTCGATACGGCCGTGAAGGAATTGCTGGGTCAGCTTGGCAAGTAG